The Triticum aestivum cultivar Chinese Spring chromosome 4B, IWGSC CS RefSeq v2.1, whole genome shotgun sequence sequence TTTTCACATTCCTATGCAATGATAATCATGTTCATGTATTTTCCTATCATGAGAATAAAAAATACCTTAAGCGCCTCTTTGGTTCAAACGGATTTTAGAGTTTTTTTTTGAAGGATTAGAACACATACCCATTTTCATGTTGGTCGATTGGTTCATAGAATTGGATCCTATAAAATAAATCCTAAGTAACCCTTTCTACTACATTACGTAGAAAATCTAACATCCACTTCAACCTTTTTGAAGAAAAACCCTCTGCTTTTCTTGCAATgtaatcaaacaaactcaaattctGTAGGATTCGAGTGTGCATAACATTCCAATCCTACGTTTTTGTTGTTCCTACATTTTTATATTCTTAAGAATCCAAGAAGACTGCACTCTGAACTACAAATGTATATATGTTTTGCATGCAGAAAAAAGTTTTTTTAAAAGGACTTAGATATGTTATAAAGTTTACCAGAAgtacaaaacatccaaaacataataaaaaattacaTTGAGGTCCTTGGACCATCGAATGACCACTGTCGCCGTCAGAACGGTCTGTTGTCATTGCTCCCATACCAGAGCGAGCCTGACCTTGTTGATGACAGCTGAAAAGTCTCCGTGCACGTGCCCTTAAGGACCTGGTAAAAATCTACGCCGGAGCTCCATCTAATCTATCCCGACAGATGAACTTTAGGAGGATCGGAGTCCGAAAGACTGACTCAAACAGGCGTCACTCCTTCGAGGACAAAAAACTCCAACCTATCTAATAGCCGGAGCCGAGGCACCAGGTCAGGCAAATCCCATCGCCGGACGAAGATCGAGGAGAGGAAGGCTTTTGCCCTACAGAGGGGAAATAAAACGTATGCATGCAAACAGAGTTTGACCATAAAGATGAAAAAATGATTCAATTGACATACTCATAATAAAAAAATGCATTTTGTTAATGATGTGATCAAAAAAATGCccaatggagctcggcctccatggaggccgaattTCAAATGATCAAAATTCAAATTTCCACAtttcattttttttttgaaaaaatacacCTATACTTAGAGACATGATGCacaagtgtgtaaattttcagctcaaaataCATTAAAAATGAGTGATAcacaaaagaaaaacaaatatgAGGATTTTTAGTAGACGCACTATTCATTCACAAActccatgaatttgtcttttttgcacagatcACATTTAAAGGTATTTCATCCTGCAATTTTTACACACATACACAtcacatccttgtttacttgtacattttttttttcagattttttttgaaactgaaaagtttgAATTCAGATTATTTTCAAAAATTCCGGCCTCCATGAAGGCTGAGCTCCAAAACGCCCCACTCACAATTAAAGTTACTATTTCAACTTCTAAATCTTTCAGTTTCTTCTGCCATAATCTATTACCCCCTCCTATTTCGGAGGGAGTAAAAAATTAGTTGCACATCATGCCTCCCGTTTCCCAAACAAATTCCCTTGTTCCGCCTAAAATGCAAATTCGCTACAGAAAGTGGCCACGACATTTACAAGATACTGTGCAGAAAATCATATCCAGAGCATCATCATAGATTGAGGTTCAGGGACCTGACTGCCAAGGCTACTGATGCCTGAAGGTACTCCTGGATGGAAGAACGGAGGGCGCGATTAGGGATGAGAGCACGATTTGGAAGTGCCAAGTTCGTCATCGGAGACCTATTGCTCCCGCCATCAAGCCAGCGTCTTATGGCTTCCGCTTCATAGGTGAATCCATCAGATGCCATTTGTGGATCGTTCATGATCTCCTGAAATATAGAAATTCACCACACAAACATCATGATTTAGAAAGAAAGGGGGAATGTTGATAACTTGTACGCACGTATAGAAGTTTCAGAAACATGTGTCCAGACTCCAGATTATCACAAATGCTAACAAAAGGTTATTTACCTGGAGGATTGGACAAATGAAGTGGGCAGGGCATGAGGGTGCAGGAGGCTTTCTGACCAGGGCCTCAACAACGGTCCAAACCTCAGTCAGATCAGGCCGCTTTTCCCTCGTCATTTCCACACACCTGAGGCCAAGGAGTGCTAACTGCTTGGCTTGTGTGTAAGGCCAGTCCCCGGCTGATTTATCTATCAGCAAGTGCAGGTTATCACTTTGAAATGCTTCTTTCACTTTCTTTGCGATAGCCAAAGGGGGCATTCCAGTCAAAAGGCGAAGGATAACAACACCCAGTGAGTAGACATCAGAAAGGGGCGTGAGGTCCCCAATGGTGAGGAACTCCGGATCCATGTATGGAAGCCTTGCTGTTAGGTTTGGTGGACAGCTGCCAGGCTGGAGACATAAGGTGGACATACCAAAGTTGTAGAGCTTGCTTCTGTAGTTGGCACCGATGAGGATGTTGCAAGGCCGGAGATCACCGTGGACCGAAGCATTAGGCTTGTGTGAATGAAGGAAGAGTAGTGCGCAGCAAACCTCACCAATGATCTGTGTACGGTTGTGCCATGATAGAGGTGGAGTGCCATCGGCACACACAATTCGGTCTTCAAGGTTTCCCTTAGGTAACCACTCATACACAAGAGCCGAAGCTTCAGAGCACATTCCAACGAAGGTGACAATGTTtgcatgtctccctccttgacgaAGAACAGAGATCTGCATTACTCTCATGTTAAATCACAGAATCAAAGCTAAGTACCACTATCACAACAGGCGAAGGCTACCTCTTGTTGAAACAAACTCTCGGATTTGGATAGCTTGATTGCTACCATAGTGTTGTTTATAATGCCTTTATACACACATCCATATTCAGTGTCCTCCATCTTGCACAGATCCTTGAAATGCTCTGTTGCTTGTTCCAAACATGTAAGGCGGAACTCGAGAATAAATTGAGAGTTCCTATCCCGTAATTCATCCACCTGTCGAGCTGCACTATCTCGTTCATGCTTTAACTGACCACATTCTGCATTTACAAATGCAGGTTATATTGCAGCTACCAATTTATGTTTTAGAGCAACTGAAGAATGAAAAGAAAGGCGAGAGGTTTTCGCAGTTGATATACCCATTTTTGCCTCTTCTATTTGAATGCGACCCACAGTATTCTGAGTCAGTAATGCATCTATCTGTCGCACTGCATTGTCTCGTTCATGTCTCAACTGGTCACACTCTGTGCATTAAATATATGAAGATTACTTACTGCTGCTACCAAGCTATATTTTTGGAAAGGAAAGAATGAAAAGCAAGACAAGATAAATTTTCGCAATTATTCATCCACCTTTTTTTGCCTCTTCTATTTGAAGGCGAACTAAATCATTCTGACCCTGAAACTCGTCCACCTGTCGCATTGCATTGTCTCTTTCATGTCTCAACTGGTTACACTCTGCATTATATATATGAAGATTACTTACTGCTGCTACCAAGCTATATTTTGGAAAGGAAAGAATGAAAAGCAAGACAAGATGAATTTTCGCAATTATTCATCCACCTTTTTTTGCCTCTTCTATTTGAAGGTGAACTAAATCATTCTGACCCCGAAACTCGTCCACCTGTCGCATTGCATTGTCTCGTTCATGTCTCAACTGAGTACATTCTGCATTATATAATGGTATGTTACATATTGCTGTAGCAATTGATATCTTCCATCAATTGGAATGTAAAACAAGACAAAAGAAGTTCTCGCGAAGTTGATCTACCAAATTTTCCCGCTATATTAAGATCAGAAAGACGTCTGAATTCAACAATCTCCTCTTCTAGCGCACATATGTTCCTTCCTTCTTTCTACATGTCGTTACATTAACAATGTTTTCTCAGTGGTTTAAACTACAAAGTACAAGAATTATACATAAAGGGAAGTACATAATAAATAGCATCATAAAATCAAGAACAACAAAATGTATGTCTTTTCTACCAGATTACAAAGAGCCTTGACTTAGGTTTTCTCTCCCACTACTAAAAGAATGGTGTGTTACTTGGTCACCTGAAGCCAATCTGGACAGTAAgaattaagaaaaacaaaaaacaaaccaAGGAACAAAATTTCTTTTAATACCAAGGAATAATAGATTAAACTCTCAAATTTGAAAATTCTTACATATAATATTTGAATTGTTTAACTTATATTCTTACGACTGAATATGATAGTAGGGATAtgcgacgcccccgatttaatcgtacactaatcatgcacgcaaatgtgtacgatcaagatcagggactcacgggaagatatcacaacacaactctaaaacataaataagtcatacaagcatcataatacaagccaggggcctcgagggctcgaatacaagtgctcgatcatagacgagtcagcggaagcaacaatatctaagtacagacataagttaaacaagtttgccttaagaaggctagcacaaactgggatacagatcgaaagaggcgcaggcctcctgcctgggatcctcctaaactactccaggtcgtcgtcgtcagcctgcacgcagcagtaggcacctccaatgtagtagtcgtcgtcgacgctggctcccggctcctggactccagcatctggttgcgacaaccagaaagaaaggaaagggggaaaaaggggggagaaagcaaccgtgagtactcatccaaagtactcgcaagcaaggaactacactacatatgcatgggtatatgtgtaaagaggccatatcagtggactgaactgcagaatgccagaataagagggggatagctaatcctgtcgaagactacgcttctggcagcctccgtcttgcaataggcagaagagggtaggtcgaagtcctccaagtagcatcgcatagcatatcctacccggcgatcctcccctcgtatccctgagggagagcgaccaccggttgtatctggcacttggaagggtgtgttttattaagtatccggttctagttgtcataaggtcaaggtacaactccaagtcgtcctgttaccgaagatcacggctattcgaatagattaacttccctgcaggggtgcaccacatagcccaacacgctcgatcccatttggccggacacactttcctgggtcatgctcggcctcggaagatcaacacgtcgcagccccacctaggcaaaacagagaggccagcacgccggtctaaacctaagcgcacaggggtctgggcccatcgcccatagcacacctgcacgttgcgtacgcggccgaaagcagaactagcccccttaatacaagagcaggcttacgttccaatccggcgcgcgccgctccgtcgctgacgtctgaagtgcttcggctgataccacgacgtcgggatacccataactactcccacgtagatggttagtgcgtataggctcgtagccagactcagatcaaataccaagatctcgttaagcgtgttaagtatccgcgaatgccgaacaaggccaggcccacctgtctcctaggtggtctcaacctgccctgtcgctccgccacaaagtaacagtcgggggccgtcgggaactcaggcccaccactacctggatggagccacctgccccttcagcccccatctccaagcagtatcaccagtaatataacagtgtaaagtatatagtatatgcccgtgatcacctcccgaagtgatcacagcccagtagtatagcatggcagacggacaagagtgtagggccactgatggaacactagcatcctatactaagcatttaggattacgggtaaggtatcaatgactgtagcagcaatgacaggctatgcatcagaataggattaacggaaagcagtaacatgctacactactctaatgcaagcagtatagagaagagtaggcgatatttggtgatcaaagggggggcttgcctggttgctctggcaagagagaggggtcgtcaactccgtagtcgaactggtcagcagcagcgtcggtctcgtagtctaccggagagaagagggggaagaaataatgaatacagagcaaacaaagcatcacaaaatataacaaggcaatacgcgatgttcggtgtgccctaaggcggtagtaggtgataccggtgaagggggaaaaacatccgggaaagtattcccgggttccgtgttttcggacagatgaaccggaggtgaaatgttgcaggttcactatgctagggacgcgtggcggacgaacgggctgcatatccgaattcgtctcatcgttctgagcaactttcatgtagaaagtattcgcatccgagttacggattaaaagatatgattttctaaagattttattaatttctagaatttaattaattaattaatctgaaaatgaattaatgacatcagcatgatgtcgtgctgacatcagcagtcaacagagttgacttggtcaacctgaccagtgggtcccactggtcagtgacacattttatttaaacagtttaattaatctaatcaaaattaattagtgggtgggccccactgtcatactaattaattagctaattaatagtagttaattaggttaactaatcattaggttaattaatcttatttggttaatttaatcagatttaattaagttaattaattagttaattgattaattaattaattattttcattATCTATtcatctatttttttattttttttcaattcctttaaaaaaacgttctggggctggggcccccatgtcattggccctaggggccacaCAAGGTGGGTTAACGGGCGCGCGGGCGCTAGCCCGAATGGgcgctggtgtgtgggcgttgtgGCTGGCGCCGGGGTGGTTGCCGGCGAGGCGCGGAACGGGGCGGGGGCCGCGGTGATGCACGGGCGGCCGCCGGAGGCCGAAGCGATGCCGAAGCAACAACGGGAGCGGTGACGGGGCTCGCCGGGAGGGGCACGGGGCGCGGCCGTCGCGGGCGAGCAGGTCGACAGGGGTGCGAGGTGGCGGTGCGGGAGCCGACGTGCAGCCAGTGGGGACNNNNNNNNNNNNNNNNNNNNNNNNNNNNNNNNNNNNNNNNNNNNNNNNNNNNNNNNNNNNNNNNNNNNNNNNNNNNNNNNNNNNNNNNNNNNNNNNNNNNNNNNNNNNNNNNNNNNNNNNNNNNNNNNNNNNNNNNNNNNNNNNNNNNNNNNNNNNNNNNNNNNNNNNNNNNNNNNNNNNNNNNNNNNNNNNNNNNNNNNNNNNNNNNNNNNNNNNNNNNNNNNNNNNNNNNNNNNNNNNNNNNNNNNNNNNNNNNNNNNNNNNNNNNNNNNNNNNNNNNNNNNNNNNNNNNNNNNNNNNNNNNNNNNNNNNNNNNNNNNNNNNNNNNNNNNNNNNNNNNNNNNNNNNNNNNNNNNNNNNNNNNNNNNNNNNNNNNNNNNNNNNNNNNNNNNNNNNNNNNNNNNNNNNNNNNNNNNNNNNNNNNNNNNNNNNNNNNNNNNNNNNNNNNNNNNNNNNNNNNNNNNNNNNNNNNNNNNNNNNNNNNNNNNNNNNNNNNNNNNNNNNNNNNNNNNNNNNNNNNNNNNNNNNNNNNNNNNNNNNNNNNNNNNNNNNNNNNNNNNNNNNNNNNNNNNNNNNNNNNNNNNNNNNNNNNNNNNNNNNNNNNNNNNNNNNNNNNNNNNNNNNNNNNNNNNNNNNNNNNNNNNNNNNNNNNNNNNNNNNNNNNNNNNNNNNNNNNNNNNNNNNNNNNNNNNNNNNNNNNNNNNNNNNNNNNNNNNNNNNNNNNNNNNNNNNNNNNNNNNNNNNNNNNNNNNNNNNNNNNNNNNNNNNNNNNNNNNNNNNNNNNNNNNNNNNNNNNNNNNNNNNNNNNNNNNNNNNNNNNNNNNNNNNNNNNNNNNNNNNNNNNNNNNNNNNNNNNNNNNNNNNNNNNNNNNNNNNNNNNNNNNNNNNNNNNNNNNNNNNNNNNNNNNNNNNNNNNNNNNNNNNNNNNNNNNNNNNNNNNNNNNNNNNNNNNNNNNNNNNNNNNNNNNNNNNNNNNNNNNNNNNNNNNNNNNNNNNNNNNNNNNNNNNNNNNNNNNNNNNNNNNNNNNNNNNNNNNNNNNNNNNNNNNNNNNNNNNNNNNNNNNNNNNNNNNNNNNNNNNNNNNNNNNNNNNNNNNNNNNNNNNNNNNNNNNNNNNNNNNNNNNNNNNNNN is a genomic window containing:
- the LOC123091310 gene encoding U-box domain-containing protein 57-like: MCSEASALVYEWLPKGNLEDRIVCADGTPPLSWHNRTQIIGEVCCALLFLHSHKPNASVHGDLRPCNILIGANYRSKLYNFGMSTLCLQPGSCPPNLTARLPYMDPEFLTIGDLTPLSDVYSLGVVILRLLTGMPPLAIAKKVKEAFQSDNLHLLIDKSAGDWPYTQAKQLALLGLRCVEMTREKRPDLTEVWTVVEALVRKPPAPSCPAHFICPILQEIMNDPQMASDGFTYEAEAIRRWLDGGSNRSPMTNLALPNRALIPNRALRSSIQEYLQASVALAVRSLNLNL